In Gimesia panareensis, the genomic window ACCGGCTGCGGTCGATGAAACTCAAAAGAGTTAAACAGGGATGCCAGTTCGGGCGAGGGCTCATCCAGACGGGCTGAACCTGTTTTGATGACGTTGATCACGTGCCGCCTGTTGTTACTGACAAACGAAATCCGGAACACGGCACTTTTGCGTCCAGGCAGGTAATAACCGACGCGGGCCGCCGGAACACTGACAAGCTGATAGTAACGGGAACCCACAGTGGGTGCGATCTGTGGATTCTGTTTGACTTCCTGCTCCTTCTCTTTGACATACTGCTGCAGCGCGGTTTGGGCGTCCTTGACGTCTTCATGCCCTTTCCAGCAGATGAGGACGAGTGAACGATCCCGGTTGACCACCGTATCGAAGATGTCATCCTGGACTTTATTGCGAGAGTTTTCCTCAACATGCCAGCCGGGAGGCAGCAGGAAGCGATAGTCATTTTCGCCGTGCTGATACCATCGGCCGGTCGGATCGAGGGCGGGAACCAGCCGATTGGCTTTGAGTTTAATCCCGCGAATCTCGGTGATCCCCCTGCCGCCGGTTCCCTGGTTTTGTGCCCAGGTTTCCGGCTGACTGTCGAGCACGGTGTAGGTCCCCTTAATCAGCAGAACATTGGGCGCGCATTCCCAGATGGCATTATTGGGACGCCCTCCCTCTCGGGGAGCGTGCGTCTGCCAGGGGCCATACGTGGTGCCGTTTTCGTGCTTCAGCGCAATGGTGCCGGGCGTGCCTTCATTATTCTGCGTCCAGTGATAATTCATCATGTAGGTCAGGCGGATGGGGGTCTTGAGCGTGAACTGCGTCGGCTGGGTGGGCTGTGGCAGAACGCCCTGATCGTTGGCGTTGTAGAAGATCGTTTCTTCTTTTGTTTCTTCCGTCTGCGGCTGGGCGACAGGTTCCGGTACGGGAAGTGGCTCGGGCAGGGAACGCGGGGGCTCAGGTGTTTCAGGAACAGACAGCGGTTGTGAAAAATCATTGATCTGTGGCGCTTCTATTTCGCCGGGCAGAGTCACGATCATTTCGCGACTCCCCTTCGTCTGTCGAAACGCAAACGCAGAACGCTTCAAACCGGGGCCTTTCATCTCCAGCAGATGTCCCTGGGAATCCCAGGCCATGGTCATTTTACTGCCGTTACGAAAGCGGATTTCGGAAAGATGACCTGCCGTATCGAACTGATACACTTCGGAAGTCCGATCATAGTTTTTGACCTGCTGGAGGTGCCCGGCGGAATCGTACTGATATTGTTGTGTGCGGCTGTCATCATCGATCAGTTGTGTAATCTGTCCCTGCGGATTCGTTGTGACCTCAAGCAGTACTTTGTCGCCGGCCCGAATCTGTGTGAGTTGATTCCCCTGGTAGCTGAAAGAGAATATCGTCCCCTGCTTCTGCCAGGTGCGGAGTTGACCGCTGGCTGTGAAATCCCAGATGCCTTCCGGTGCGGTAAATAAAAACGAGCCATCAGCTGCTTTCGTCAGACTGGCGGTGGATGTCTGCAACGGTTTGATGAGAGTCGGATTCGCGGGGTCGATCTGGAACCGGTAGGGAATCCCCCCGATATTGACTTCGACGATGTTATTCTTGCCCACGCTCAACGAGGCATCGAGACTGCTGTGCCAGCCCAGCCCGAAGCGACCGCGAAACCGGGAATCGCTGGTATAGAGGCGTTCGATGCGGAGTTCGGTGGTCGTGGCGTTGATCACCAGATCCGTTACCGGCAGGCAATAGTTCCCCCGTCCCGTCTGGACATAACCACGCTCGGGAGAATGCACATAGACATTCGCGGCCAGTTCATCGCGTTCTGCCAGCCAGGCCCGCTGAAGCACTTTTTCCGGCGTCCACTCGTAGACATTCCGGGGTGCCTGTGCGAAGGCAGCTGGAGTCACAAAAGTTAACAGAACCAGGAGAAATAACAACACAGACACGAATCGCTGGAAACGCATGGCAGTTCATCCTCAGTTTTCGAACCGGTTTCGGTAGAAAATGCGCCGCAGTAAATGCTGTGATTTCGTCAGTTTGACGTTTCAGGCTCAGGCGGGCAACTGGTAGTTCTACTCATTAGTCTGCTTATTATCGACTGCTTGATAGTGGTGGTCAAGCAGCAGAACCACCGCGATCCAATGGGGAAATCCCTGATGGACGAAGTGATCGCGGGTCACTGTTTTTTCGCTTTGAAAGCAGGATTGGGAACAGGCATTTGTGCTCCCACCTGTTGGAGGTGGGTCTGCAGCTGTTTTTCAAGACGGGCTGTGAGTTCCGGCTGTGCTGCGGACAGATCCTGCGTCTCGCCCAGGTCGTGTGCCAGATCGTAGAGTTCGTTGTGTCCATCTTCGTAGTAGTGGATCAGCTTGTAATCCCCTGCACGAACGGCGCTGTAAGGAATGCCGATAAAGACGTTGTAATGCGGGTAGTGCCAGTAGAGGGCCTCGCGGTTGAGAGCTACCTGAGGATTTTTAAGCAGAGGAACCAGCGAGATGCCATCGACGTCCCGATTGTGGGCGGCGTTGCCCTGTACCCCGGTGATTTCCAGAATGGTGGGGTAGAAGTCCATCGTGATCGTGGGCGTTTTGCAGACGGAGCCGGGCTGCGTAACACCGGGCCAGAACACGATCGCAGGCACACGCGTGCCTCCTTCCCAGTGCTGCCCTTTTTCTCCTTTCAAGGGAATGTTGCTGCTGGTCCTGCGACAGACGCCACCATTATCAGAGGTGAAGACAATCAGCGTACGATCAGCGATGCCACTCTGCTCCAACTGGGCACGGACGCGACCGATGGCGATATCAACAGAATGCACCATGGCCGCGTATTCGGGATTTTTGTGGTGCTTGCCTTTAGGGAGTTGTCTGAATTTCTGTGCCAGATCGGGACGTCCCTGAATCGGAGCGTGTACCGAGTAGAAAGCGAAATAGAGAAAAAACGGATTGTCCTTCTGCTCACTGATGAGGGTCACGGCTTCGTCGGTGAGGCGATCGGTCAGGTAGCGGCCTGCGCGCTGCTCCTCAGTCAGTCGGCTGTCCCACTTCAGGGCATCGCCACCATAGGGGAAGTGATAGCTGCGGGGGAGTCCCCGATTGGTGCCACTGATGTTAACATTGAATCCGTGGTCCTCGGGTAGATTGCCCGGTCCGCCCAGATGCCATTTACCGACGTGCATCGTTTTATAGCCGGCCTCGTGCAGTGCTTCGGGGAGCGTCGTATATTTCTGTGCGAGGTGCTGCTGCCATTCGGGCGGTTTGAGAGGAAAGTCGCGGTACTGTTTTGCCCAGCCGGGAATCCAGTCGGTCAGGTGAGTGCGGGCGGGATACATGCCGGTCATCAGGGCACCGCGGGTCGGAGAACAGGCATTACAGGCGGAATAGTTCTGCGTGAACTTCATCCCCTCGGCAGCCAGACGATCAATGTTGGGAGTCTGATAGTAATCACTACCGTAGCAGGCCAGATCGGTCCAGCCGAGGTCATCGACGAGAAAGAAGACGACGTTCCAGGGACGCTCGGCGGCAGTGAGTCTGGGAGCAGAGCTGCTCAGAAAAACCAGCAGAACCACTAAGAAACAGCAGACGCGTTGCAGCAGACGGATCATGGAAGTTCCTCTGGTTGGAGAGAGATCATTGCGAGCTTGAATAGAACAACATATCCACTATGGTAGCAGGAGTGTGATGCGGGCAAAATACTTCGGGCACAAATCAGTCTGGGATTTATTCTACCACGAAAAACACGAACGACACGAAACTTGACCTGAATGGATCGAACCTCATGCGCCCTTTTTCTCCTGCAGGGCCATGAGTTCATCGAGCAGGCTCTGATCGTTGTCACTGATGCGGAGAATCTGCTGCTGGTCTTCCGTGGAGAGTTTTCCTCCGTGGTGTAACAGAATTCGCAGCGTTCCCAGTTGCCAGCAGTGAATTGCGTATCCGACCGCATTGAATTCGTAAAGCAGTTCGTGGACTGCAGCCGGATTCTGAGCCAGCTTCCGGCGTGTCCCCGCTTCGTCACCACAGGCGACGTGACAACAGAGATGCGCCTCGGCCCCCTGATCGATCAGATATTGGATCAGTTCATCACTGCATTCTTGAGAGGTGCGATGTAAAGCAGCAATGCCTGTGGGATCGGACCGATTCAGATTCGCCCCCCGTTCCACCAGAAGTTGTACTGCCGCCAGTTGATTATTCTGAGCCGCGCGATACAGGGCTGTTTTCCCCTGTGGATCCAGACTGTCGAGCAGACTCGGATCCTGATCGAGGAGCGCACTGAGGAGACTGGTTTTCCCCAGCGCAGCGGCCTGGAACAGATCGACTTGCGCCCCGTGATCGAGCAGCAGTTGAATGACCTCTTCTGCAGGCTCCGATTTCCAGGGACCGGGATGGCTGGCTTCCATCAGACAGGTCCCCCCATTCTCATCGACGGCATTCACATCCGCACCGTAACACAACAACAGGCGAGTCAGATCGCAGTTCCCCGTTCGGGCAGCCCAGTGCAGGGGTGTCAGCTTGTCGGGAGTGGTCTGGTGAACCAGATCCGGATTCGCCTTCAGTAAATGTTCTGCCCGGTCTGACAGTCCGAGGTAGATACAGGCAAAGATATCGACGGTGGCCTGCTGCTCCAGAAGAAAATCAATGATCGGCTGGTTGCGATACAGGGCCGCCGTGTAGAGGGGAGGCCAGCCCGATTCATTCAACTGATTGACGGACCGGGGATCGCGCTGGACTGCCTCGCGGATCGCCTGCAGATTGTCTTGAGCGATGAACTCGTGCATGGTTCCCTCCGCGAAAGTATATTATGAGAATTGCCGGCCTGCAGTCAGAAACCTGAAACAGTACCAGAAATGATATCACATACGAAAGGATCTGACGGGAGCTGAGACTGAAACGATGCCCGATCATTCCTGGTGACAGCTCAAACCTTCACATCAAAGAAAACCCATGTCTCACTATTTTGAACTTGATTGAAGCTGTTTTCATCAGGAACGACAGGAAAATGTTGATGTAATTTGCGCGCCTGATTTTAATCGCTGATTGCTATTTATGATTTCTGTTAAATGATTTAAGATCAGCCCTCGAATTCCAGACAGTCCCGGATGGCGAGCCTTCGCAACAGGTCATTTTGTTGCGACACAGTGAATGGATTCATCAACCTTCCAGGAAGCAGCATGCATCAATCTGTTTCCTCTCTGCATTCACTCCCCTGCTCTCTAAGCTAGGATCTGTTCGCGTTAACCCCCCGATATTTTTCTGATCCTTGAGGGTCAGAACCAGAAAGTAGAGACTCCGATGGAGCTTGCAACCCCGCCCGCCAGTTCGCAAATTACGCAGCATGTTTTATCGCACATGATCAACCGACTGAGTGCCGTCGATCCGTGTGATGATCCCTATCCTCATATCAGCGTGCGCGACATTTTTCCCCAGGATGTTTATGCAGATCTGATTGATCTGCTGCCGGATGAATCTGATTATACCACGATGGGCAGACGTCATATCATGGAGAACGGCGAATCCAATCGTTTTGAATATCAGCTGTCAGCAGAGAACATCAATGAGCATCTGACCGGTCGACGTAACGAACTCTGGACAGGCATTCGCAATGCGATGAATGCGCCTGAGCTGAAAAAAGCGGTCTTTAACCGCCTCAGTGCGGGCATTGGCTACCGGTTTGGTGTCGATCCGCAGGATGTGAATCAAATTGAAGGCTTTCCCCGGTTGAGTCTGATGCGTGAAAAGCCGGGCTACTTCATCACGCCGCATCCGGACACCCGCAAGAAAATTATCACGTTTCAGATTGCCCTGCCTCGCGATCGTTCGCAGCTGGATCTGGGAACCATGATTTACAAGCGAAACCTGTCGCCGAAATTTCTTTTGAATCGCCCAAAGGGATTCCGCGGTTTCGAAAACGTGAAACAGTATCCGTTTGAGCCGAACAGTGCCTTTGCGTTTTCGGTGATCAACACGGTTCGCAAAAAGAGCTGGCACGGCCGCGAACCGTTGGAAGGCGAATCGGGAATTCGCAACAGCCTGCTCTGCATTTACTACGTCTCGAAAGAAAATGCGACGACTTATTAATTCGTAAGTGCATCACCGGTAATCATCACAGGCCTGGTCTCTGAAAACAACGGAGACCAGGCCTGTTTCTGTTGCAGCACCGATACCTGCCTGTCGGCATGATCTTCTATTTGTGGTCACATCAGACTCAATTTTTACGGGTTGCTTCGAATCCAGAAAAGTTAATTAACAATTCTTCGAAATCTTCTGGAACAACGATTCCCGACACGCTAGGATGGAGTACAGGTAGACAGCCGAGCACTCACGGCAAATTCCTTTCTCACCTGTTGTTCACAGACAACATCCCTGCGGAGCGGATCCATGACGGACGCAGAATCACGTACCAACTCTTCCGATGCCACACCTGAACCAGGCCCATCCGGACCAAAGAAAAAACGCTCACCCATCGAGCGAGCGCTCGTCTGGGGCCTGATCGCGGTGGCCCTGCTGGTCGTTCTGATCGAATGGAACGCGCGCTCGGGTTACAGCAAAACCCTGGCAGCGCTGCAGGAACGGATTGAACTTTCCGACCAGCAGAACGGCGCCCCCTTTCCGCTCGATGAAGCCAGAACAATGGTCAGCGGATTTCCCCTGGGCAAAGAAGAGCTGACAGATCGGGGGAAGCGTCTGCAGTATCACTGGTTCAGCCTGTTTCGCACGTACGACCTCCAGTTGACAACCGATGATGAAGATATCGTCCTCGGACTGAAGACAGAAGCCGATCCCGCAGGCGATGCCCCGCCTGAGATCGCTGCACCACAGAATCAGAAACAGCCGAACAAACCGCCGATCGCCGCTCATCAGTTGTCACTGCCGGACAAAGGACTGGACCGGGAACTCAAAGATGAAGTGGTGTTGTCCACAGAACAACTCGATTCACAGGTCGACGAGTTGCAGGGAATCCTCACCCGGGAAGTCGTACGCCAGGCGCTGCTGATCGGCGGGCGGGACGGACTCGGGCGAAAAACCCGCGACACCTCACTACGGGGGGATGTCAAGCTGGTAGAAAATCCGGAACGGTTCCCCATTCAGCTGATCACACATATCAATCGCAACCGCGAAGTCTCGATCGATTTGATTTTGCCGTACAAAACCGAACTGCCCTACCGCTGGAATTCGGAACCGTTCACGCTGCCCGAAGAGTTTGCCTTTGAGGCACTGGTGGAACAGTCGGAAGCTCTCTCGCGGGACGGCTTTGTTGACGCGCTCAAAGAAGCGGGCTTTTCAGGCAAGGCTGCCGAGTGGAAGGAAGAATCCTCCATTCCGGAAAAGACAGCGAAGCAGATCAAAGAGTGGAGCTTTATCTCGCAGTACACCGTCGCCCAGGACATGCACGCCGCAATCGCAGCCGAGGGCGAATCTCCCGAACGGCTGGCCCTGCTGGCCCGCGCCTATGCCAACCTGGGCAGCCCGACAGAACGGCTCCAGAGCCCGGCGCATAAGGTCTTCAAGGCCCGGGCTCTGCTGTACGCGGAACGGCTGACGAATCGCTGTGAGGATTCTCCCTGGTCCCTGGCACATCGTGCTTACGTCAGAACACTCGTCGGCCGGCATCAGAGTGCCATCGCCGATCTGAAAACGGTTCAATCAACGGCTAAGGACAAGGACGCAAAACGACCACTGCCGGACTGGCTGGAACTGATCGAAGCCTACTGTCTCTATCAACCAGAGGTGCTGCAGAAAGCAACACGTGACGAAAACCTGCAATACATGGCCGTTTACTTAAGGGCGATGCAGACGGACCCGGATCTGGACGGGCAGGCAGCGGGAACCCGCTCCGAAGAACTACTGGCGGTAGAACCGGCCTGCGTCAGGGCCCTGGATCAACTGAATGATCTCGAGTCATTCCAGCACCTCAGTAAACTCACGGAAGTGCGGCAGAAGCAGATCTGGGAGCAGCTCTATAAAAAACTGCAGGCAGGCAATCTACCTGCAGAAATCAAAGAACCACTCGACGACCACATGGCGTTTCTCTTCAAAGTCAAAACGAAGCTCCCCTTCCGGAACCAGATTACGAGGCAACTGAAAAACGCCATCGCCCACGATCAGGAACCTTCCGTGAATGCACTCGGGCAGCTTTTGCAGGAAGTCTCTTACCTGCAAGCCTGTCGGCGGCTCTATTTTCTGACCGAATTTCTCAGCAGAAGTGCCGACGATGATATCGCTGAGGTAGAGCCTCTGCTGGTCGATCATCCTTATGCCCCGTACATCAAGATTTATTCTTCCGTCCCTGCTGACGTTCAGGAGACCTACCGGAAGCTGCGCGCCTCGTACGATCCGACAGAACTGGAACTTTCTTCCGCGAAACTGATCACCGGCAGCTATGGTTATCTGAAGTACGAGGACTACGCCAAAATCAAAGCTGCCGCCGTCGCGAACCTGGACCGCATCTTTCAGGATCAGCTTCAATACCAGCGATTTCTGGTCAAGCAGAAGATGTACAGCAGAAACCTGCTGGGGGATATCGCCCGGCTGATGCTGGAGATCAGCCCGCATCAGCCTCAGACGGTCTCTCTGAATATCGACGCAAACCAGGGTTATGCAGATCAGCATCATGCGGAGATCGTGAAAAAATACGGCGACAATCCTGAGATCCTGTCCGCGATGGGGAAACGGCACCTGCGGGAACTGAACGATGAGAAAGCGGAAGAAATTCTGCTCCGCCGACTGGAATTCACCAAAGATTTTCAGACCTACGAATCCCTGGCGGAACTCTACATGCGCAGGGGCGAGATGGAGAAGTGGCTGGACATCATGAAAAAGTCATTGCGGGTCCCCACCACCGGTCTGGAGAATGCCGAGATTCGCAGCAAGATTGCCTACTATTATATGGGAGAGGGGAAATGGGAAGAGGCAAAGCCGTATGCGATGGATGCAGCGAAAACCTATTCCGCCTGGGGCCTGATCTGCGGCGCCCACTACCTGGAAGGAGTCGGCCAACTCGATGCTGCCGAAAAGTTAATGGAAAACTGCTCTAAGCGCTATGAAGCGAATGCCGCCGGCTGGTATTTCTGGTGTGTGCGGACCGATTTTGGCGATCGTGAAGAGGCCCTGGAACTGGCGGAAGAGCACCTTCTGGCCAACCCGACCTCCGGGAACTATACCCAGTCCATGGAACGGGGAGTACTGCAGTTAACCCAGGGGCTGAAATCCGAGGCTTTCGACACATTCCAGTCTGCACTTCAGAAGTATAACGACGGCTACTGTGGGTTGCATGCAGCCCTGCTGGCTGAT contains:
- a CDS encoding sulfatase translates to MIRLLQRVCCFLVVLLVFLSSSAPRLTAAERPWNVVFFLVDDLGWTDLACYGSDYYQTPNIDRLAAEGMKFTQNYSACNACSPTRGALMTGMYPARTHLTDWIPGWAKQYRDFPLKPPEWQQHLAQKYTTLPEALHEAGYKTMHVGKWHLGGPGNLPEDHGFNVNISGTNRGLPRSYHFPYGGDALKWDSRLTEEQRAGRYLTDRLTDEAVTLISEQKDNPFFLYFAFYSVHAPIQGRPDLAQKFRQLPKGKHHKNPEYAAMVHSVDIAIGRVRAQLEQSGIADRTLIVFTSDNGGVCRRTSSNIPLKGEKGQHWEGGTRVPAIVFWPGVTQPGSVCKTPTITMDFYPTILEITGVQGNAAHNRDVDGISLVPLLKNPQVALNREALYWHYPHYNVFIGIPYSAVRAGDYKLIHYYEDGHNELYDLAHDLGETQDLSAAQPELTARLEKQLQTHLQQVGAQMPVPNPAFKAKKQ
- a CDS encoding ankyrin repeat domain-containing protein; amino-acid sequence: MHEFIAQDNLQAIREAVQRDPRSVNQLNESGWPPLYTAALYRNQPIIDFLLEQQATVDIFACIYLGLSDRAEHLLKANPDLVHQTTPDKLTPLHWAARTGNCDLTRLLLCYGADVNAVDENGGTCLMEASHPGPWKSEPAEEVIQLLLDHGAQVDLFQAAALGKTSLLSALLDQDPSLLDSLDPQGKTALYRAAQNNQLAAVQLLVERGANLNRSDPTGIAALHRTSQECSDELIQYLIDQGAEAHLCCHVACGDEAGTRRKLAQNPAAVHELLYEFNAVGYAIHCWQLGTLRILLHHGGKLSTEDQQQILRISDNDQSLLDELMALQEKKGA
- a CDS encoding tetratricopeptide repeat protein: MTDAESRTNSSDATPEPGPSGPKKKRSPIERALVWGLIAVALLVVLIEWNARSGYSKTLAALQERIELSDQQNGAPFPLDEARTMVSGFPLGKEELTDRGKRLQYHWFSLFRTYDLQLTTDDEDIVLGLKTEADPAGDAPPEIAAPQNQKQPNKPPIAAHQLSLPDKGLDRELKDEVVLSTEQLDSQVDELQGILTREVVRQALLIGGRDGLGRKTRDTSLRGDVKLVENPERFPIQLITHINRNREVSIDLILPYKTELPYRWNSEPFTLPEEFAFEALVEQSEALSRDGFVDALKEAGFSGKAAEWKEESSIPEKTAKQIKEWSFISQYTVAQDMHAAIAAEGESPERLALLARAYANLGSPTERLQSPAHKVFKARALLYAERLTNRCEDSPWSLAHRAYVRTLVGRHQSAIADLKTVQSTAKDKDAKRPLPDWLELIEAYCLYQPEVLQKATRDENLQYMAVYLRAMQTDPDLDGQAAGTRSEELLAVEPACVRALDQLNDLESFQHLSKLTEVRQKQIWEQLYKKLQAGNLPAEIKEPLDDHMAFLFKVKTKLPFRNQITRQLKNAIAHDQEPSVNALGQLLQEVSYLQACRRLYFLTEFLSRSADDDIAEVEPLLVDHPYAPYIKIYSSVPADVQETYRKLRASYDPTELELSSAKLITGSYGYLKYEDYAKIKAAAVANLDRIFQDQLQYQRFLVKQKMYSRNLLGDIARLMLEISPHQPQTVSLNIDANQGYADQHHAEIVKKYGDNPEILSAMGKRHLRELNDEKAEEILLRRLEFTKDFQTYESLAELYMRRGEMEKWLDIMKKSLRVPTTGLENAEIRSKIAYYYMGEGKWEEAKPYAMDAAKTYSAWGLICGAHYLEGVGQLDAAEKLMENCSKRYEANAAGWYFWCVRTDFGDREEALELAEEHLLANPTSGNYTQSMERGVLQLTQGLKSEAFDTFQSALQKYNDGYCGLHAALLADELELPAQRDDLLKQIAGMWNKDFGKAELANLFQTLLQNPGKIDWNANRFQSLLVQIQDGSPTNFYYFAGKLLEQHGEEKWANIYLQSAATSSATNKYNCMLAAQHLRSKNIEINDRRTSELDAGYAYARQQLQKASQLLQKGKPQEAIDICNAVLKSKPELVAALMSRGQAHEALKDDKAALADYQRALEIDPDYWLAHNNLTYIYAASEQEEFRDKAKALQHAQRAFDLQPTKFWGNYGAMAVAYAANGQFEKAIEMQNQVLRLGPESQRLETVRRLSLFREGKPYLRSAEK